From the genome of Armatimonadota bacterium, one region includes:
- a CDS encoding transferase, whose amino-acid sequence MRQPYAIIPARGGSKGITRKNLQPVGGVPLIGRAILAARGSQHVQGVFVSTDDAEIAEAAKRYGAEVIWRPAELATDTASSEAALLHALHYLREERSLRVDLLVFIQCTSPFIESKDIDAMIEKLEDGNGDCIFTVTRFHGFVWKVDSQLGAVGVNHDRNVRLRRQEREPQFLETGAVYIMRADGFLQYKHRFFGKVLMYEVPSERSLEIDEPADLLLANMLWQRMYRENQRRTLPDKVEAIVMDFDGVFTDNRVLVLQDGSEGVLCSRSDGWGIARLKERGIPIVVISSETNPVVEARCRKLGIECLTGVADKLSVMWEWLQRRGVSSENNVVYIGNDVNDLACMQAVGCAVAPSDAHPQVLEAADVVLQAKGGQGALRELAEMVLQQRE is encoded by the coding sequence TTGAGGCAGCCTTACGCTATCATCCCAGCACGTGGAGGTTCTAAAGGCATCACGCGCAAAAACCTCCAGCCGGTGGGCGGGGTACCGCTGATTGGGCGGGCGATACTGGCGGCACGAGGAAGTCAGCACGTGCAGGGTGTTTTTGTCTCCACGGACGACGCAGAGATCGCAGAAGCGGCGAAGCGATATGGTGCGGAAGTCATCTGGCGACCTGCTGAACTGGCTACCGATACTGCCAGCTCGGAAGCTGCCCTGCTTCATGCATTACACTATTTGCGCGAAGAACGCTCGCTGCGGGTGGACCTGCTGGTATTCATCCAGTGCACTTCCCCCTTCATCGAGTCAAAGGATATCGATGCGATGATAGAGAAGTTAGAAGATGGGAATGGCGATTGTATCTTCACGGTCACGCGCTTTCACGGCTTCGTATGGAAAGTGGATAGCCAGCTGGGAGCAGTTGGTGTGAATCACGATCGCAATGTACGCCTGCGAAGGCAGGAGAGGGAACCGCAGTTCCTGGAAACGGGAGCGGTGTACATCATGCGAGCGGATGGCTTTCTCCAGTATAAACATCGTTTCTTCGGCAAGGTGTTGATGTATGAGGTCCCTTCGGAGCGCAGTCTGGAAATTGACGAGCCGGCTGATCTGCTTCTCGCGAATATGCTATGGCAGAGGATGTACAGAGAAAATCAGCGGCGTACTTTGCCCGACAAAGTGGAGGCTATTGTCATGGACTTCGACGGTGTGTTTACAGACAACAGGGTGCTGGTTTTACAAGATGGGAGCGAGGGCGTGCTTTGCAGTCGCAGTGATGGCTGGGGTATCGCGCGTTTGAAGGAGCGAGGTATCCCTATAGTGGTTATCTCCAGTGAGACCAACCCGGTGGTGGAGGCGCGATGTCGAAAGCTGGGTATCGAATGTCTCACAGGTGTTGCCGATAAGCTATCGGTAATGTGGGAATGGCTTCAGAGGCGTGGAGTTTCTTCCGAAAATAATGTCGTCTACATCGGTAACGACGTCAACGACCTTGCCTGCATGCAGGCAGTGGGCTGTGCGGTGGCTCCTTCCGATGCGCACCCGCAGGTGCTGGAAGCGGCGGACGTGGTATTACAGGCGAAAGGGGGGCAGGGAGCAC